The DNA segment CGACGATGTCCTGCAGGAGAGCCAGGGTCGAGAGATAGGGCCGGAAGGTCTCCGGGTCGGTGACGTGGATCTGGAACCCCTGGCAGACCTCCTTCGCCCACTTGTGGAAGGTCGGCTCGAAGGGATGATCGCGCAGGAGCAGGCCGGGAAGACGGCGCGCCTCGAACCGCCGTCGGACCGCCCCGGTGTCGAGCCAGGGGGCGCCGAAGATCTCGAACGGCCGCGTGGTGCCGCGCCCCTCCGACACGTTCGTGCCTTCCAGGAGGACCTGTCCCGGGTAGACGACGGCGGTGTCGAACGTCGGCATGTTGGGGGACGGGAGGACCCAGGTCAGTCCGGTGTCGGGGAAGCGCATTCGCCGGCGCCAGCCGTCCATCGGCACGACCGTCAGCTCGCACAGTCCCGGGCAGCGGTAACCGGCTCCGTCCTTGCGGAGTGCCAGGCGGGTCTGTTTCCCTCGGCCGGCGCCGGCCAGGCGCGCGTTGACCAGCGCCGCCAGCTCGCCGAGGGTCAGGGCGTGGCGCATCGGCACGGGATAGAGACCGACGAAGGAGGTGTAGCCGGGACGGATCAGGTTCCCCTCGACCACATCGCCGCCCAGCGGATTGGGCCGGTCGAGGACGACCACCTCCTTCCCTGCCTTCGCGCAGGCCTCGAGGGCCAACGCCGTGGTCCACTCGAAGGTGTAGACGCGCGTCCCGACGTCCTGTAGATCGACCAGCAGCACGTCGATGTCCTGCAGCATCTCCGGAGTCGGCGAGCGGGTCTCGGAGTAGAGGGAGTGGACCGGGATCCTGAGATCGGCGTCGTCCCCGTGCCCCGACTCGATCATGTTGTCCTGCTTCTCTCCGGCGATGCCGTGCTGCGGACCGAACAGCGCGCGCAGGTGCTTGCGCCCGCACAGGTCGAGGACGATCCGCCGCGACGAGACGAGCTCGGACGTGACCGAGGCGGGGTGCATCAGGAGACCCACACGGCGGTTCCTGAGCCAGCGCGGCCGGGCCCGGGCCAGGACCTCGATCCCGGTCCGGACACGCGGGGCCCGGCGCGGGCGGACGGCTCGGCGCGTCATGAGGCGCGGATTATACCCGCTCGTGACATAATGATCCTCGATGCCGCCCGGCCGGATCGTCCTGAAAAATATTCTCCTGTGCGCGCTCGTCCTGCCGATCCTGGCCCCCTCAGGCGTTCTGGCCCGCGACCAGAAGCTGGTCTCCTGCCGGATGACGTTCAACTTGAAGGGATGGTCCGCGTTCTACAAGACCGCCCAGGGGGACGGCACGATCACCTGCGACGACGGTCAGACGGCCAGGGTCAGGATCAAGGCGAAGGGGGGCGGCATCACGTTCGGCAAATCGGAGATCGTCGGAGGCACGGGACGCTTCACCGGGGCCCGGAGCATCAACGAGCTGTTCGGATCGTACGCCCAGTCGGAGGCGCACGCCGGGGCCGGCAAGTCGGCCGACGCGCAGGCCCTGACCAAGGGAGAGGTCTCGCTCGCCCTGCACGGAACCGGACGCGGGCTGGACATCGGGTTCGCGTTCGGGAAGTTCACCATCGAGAAGGCGAAGTAGTCCCGCGTTGCAATACCCGCCACCACTCGCAGACGCCGGAAAGAACCGGGAACCGGGAGCCACGCCCCTCCGTTGAACGGATGGACACTGACGGTGACCGTGTTCCACAACGCGCAACTTAGGCCCGGAGACCCAGATGCCTTCCACCTCTCGTCGCAAGCGTGCCTTCGTCTTCTCCTCAATCCTGCTGATCCTGGTCGTGGCCGCCTCGGCGACCGGCCTGTTCATCTACCAAAAATCCGCATCCGCATCCGAAGCCCTGGCCCGTAGCGACGCGAAATCGACCGGGGCATCGGGGGACGTCGTCCTGGCCAGCACCAAGGCCACTGGAAAAGCGGCCACTCCCGGGAAGGGGAAGGAAGGGGACGAGAAGGAGAAGGCCCCGGTGCCGGTGAGCGTGGCCGCCATCGCCACGGGGCCGGTCTCGGCCTACATCAGCTCGACCGCCAATCTCGTGGCCGAGGCCGACGTCAAGGTCCTCGCCGAGGCGGAGGGGCGGGTGGCGGAGGTCCTGGTGGAGGAGGGGAACAAGGTCGGCAAGGGGCAGGTCCTGGCCCAGCTGGTCAAGGACGACGCCGAGATCGCCCTCACCAAGGCGCGGGTCCGGCTGGAGAACTCGAAACTGAACTACGACCGGGCGGCGCAGGAGGTCGCGGAGCACCTGATCAGCCAGGAGCAGTTCGACAGGACCCACCTCGAGAACCAGATCGCCCAGCAGGAGCTGGCCGAGGCCCAGTGGCGCCTCGCCAAGACGACCATCCGCGCCCCGTTCGGCGGACGCGTGACCGAGCGGTTCCTGAAGCTCGGGCAGCATATCCGCCCGGGCGACCAGCTGTTCACGGTGGCCGACTTCGATCCTCTGATCGCGAAGATCTTCCTGCCGGAGAAGGACGTCATCGGGCTGAAGGAGGGGCGCGAGGTCCGGATCACAATGAAGGCGAGCGAGCAGACGCGCTTCCACGGCCGCATCCGCCAGATCAGCCCGGTGGTCGACACGGCGACCGGCACCGTCAAGCTCACGGTCGAGGCGACGGCGCCGCCGCCGGAAGTTCGCCCCGGCGCCTTCGTCACCATCGACATCGTGCGCGAGACCCATCCTCAGGCCGTGCTTCTGCCGCGCGAGGCGGTGATCCGCGAGCTGCAGGACGCCTACGTCTTCGTCGCCAGCGCCGGTATCGCGGAGAAGCGCACCGTCTCCCTCGGTCTCGAGGAGGGGGCCCGCATCGAGGCGCTGTCGGGTGTGAAGCCGGGAGAGCAGGTGATCGTCGCCGGGCAGGGCGGGCTGAAGCAGGGCTCGCCGATCAAGGTCATCCCCGCCCCCGAGGCCTCCGATCTCGGCGGTGTCGCCGATCGGCCGGTCCGCGGCTGACGCCGGAGGCCCCAGGCCGATGAGCCTCATCGAGTTCTCGCTGAAACGGCGCGTCACGGTGGCGATGTGCGCCATAGCGCTCGTCGTGTTCGGCTGCGTCGCCTTCACCCGCCTGCCGATCAATCTGCTGCCGAACATCTCCTATCCCAGCCTGACGGTCGAGACCCGCTACCAGGGGGCCGCGCCGGCCGAGATCGAATCGCTCGTCAGCCGTCCCGTGGAGGAGGCGGTCGGCGTCGTGGCGGGGGTGCAGCGGCTCACGTCGGTGTCGCGGCCGGGGCTGTCCCAGGTCACTCTCGAGTTCGGCTGGGGGCGCAACATGGACTTCGCCGCCCTCGACGTCCGCGAGAAGCTCGATCTCGTCCGCCTGCCGCGCGAGGCGGAGAAGCCGGTCGTCCTCCGTCTGGACCCGAACAACGATCCGATCCTTCGCCTGTACCTGACCGGCGGTTCGAACCTGTACCAGCTGCGCTACGTGGCCGACGAGGTGCTGAAGAAAGACCTGGAATCGACCGACGGGGTCGCGGCGATCAAGGTGAACGGCGGTTACGAAGAGGAGATCCAGGTCAAGGTCGACCAGGGGAAGCTGGCCCTGATGGGGATCGGCATCCAGGACGTCAACCAGAAGCTGCTGCGCGAGAACGTCAACCAGGCGGGCGGCAGCCTGTACGAGCAGGAGGCGCGCTACCTGGTGCGCGCGCGCAACGAGTTCAAAGACCTCGACGACATCATGAACACGGTCCTGGTCTCGAAGGACGGGCGCAACATCCTGATGTCGGACGTGGCGGAGGTGACGCGCGGCCACAAGCAGCGCGAGGCGATCACGCGTTTCAAGGCGCAGGAGGCGGTCGAGCTGGCGATCTACAAGGAAGGGGACGCCAACACCGTCGGGGTGGCCCGCGCCGTGCAGAAGCGGCTCGAGCGCGTCCAGAAGGAGATGCCGGCCGGCATCACGGTGACCACGGGCGTCGACCAGTCGCGCTTCATCCAGGACTCGATCAACGAGGTCATCATCAACGCGCTCGAGGGGGGCGCCCTGTCGATCCTGATTATCCTGTTATTCCTGAAGGACCTGTTCAGCACGATCATCATCGGCGTGTCGATCCCGATCTCCATCATCGCGACCTTCTTCCTGATGTACCAGACCGGCACGACGCTGAACGTCATGTCGCTCGGCGGGCTGGCGCTCGGCGTCGGCATGCTGGTCGACGACTCGATCGTGGTCCTGGAGGCGATCTTCAAGAGACGCGAGCGGGGGGAATCCGGGGCCGTGGCCGCCCAGCGCGGCGCGTCCGAGGTCGGCCGCGCCGTCGTCGCCTCGACCCTGACGACCGTCGCCGTCTTCGTGCCGGTCGTGTTCATCGAGGGGATCGCGGCCCAGCTGTTCCGCGACCAGGCGCTCACCGTGTCGTTCTCGCTCATGGCGTCCCTGGTCGTGTCGCTCACCATCATCCCGCTGGTGTCGGCGATGATGGGGACGGCGCGCGACGCGGCGCAGACGCGTCTTCCGGCCGCCGCGCCCGAGGGGGCCGGCCGGTTGCGGCGGACCACGCACACCGCGTTCGTCTCCTGGCCACCCCTGGCGCTGGGCCACGTCCGCCGCTGGCTGGCGGGGATCGGGCACGGCCTGGCGGTGGTCGCCCGTCCGATCACGGCGTCGTTCGACCGCGGTCTCGAAGCGATCATGACGTCCTACCCGGTCGCCCTCCGCTGGGCTCTGCGCGCGCCCTGGACCGTCCTGGCGACGGCCCTCATCGCCTTTCTAGGGTCGCTGGTCCTGGCGCGGAACCTGGGTGTCGATCTCATCCCGTCCTTCTCGCAGGGGGAGTTCAGCTTCCAGGTCGAGCTGCCGGAGGGAACGCCGCTCGAATCGACCGACCGCTTCGTGCAGGACGTGCAGAAGTCGGTGGCGGACGACGCGCGCGTCGACGCCGTCTCGAGCATCATCGGCGGCGCCGGGCTGTCGCTGTCGAACACGGGGAGCGAGGGGGAGAACGCCGCGCGCATCCAGGTGCGGCTGAAGAAGGGGCTGGGGCGCAAGGACGAGGAGGCGGTCGCCGCCATCCTGCGCGCGCGTCTGGAGGCGTCGTCCATCGCGCGCTACAAGTTCGAGCGTCCGTCCTATTTCACCTTCCGCACGCCGATCGAAGTGGAGGTGTACGGCGACAACCTGGCCGACCTCGAATCGGCGGCCGCCGCCTTGAAGCGGGAGATGGGGACGGTCTCCGGCCTCGTGGACGTGAAATCCTCCATGGAGGTCGGCAACCCCGAGCTGCAGCTGAGCTTCCACCGTGAGCAGCTCTCGAAGCTCGGTCTGGATCTCTTCCAGGTGGCGGCGACGGTGCGCAACAAGGTGCAGGGGGAGGTCGCGACCCGCTTCCTGGAGGGGGATCGCGAGATCGACATCCTGGTCCGCTCGGTCGACGTCGGGAACGCCTCCGTGAGCGACGTGAGCGATCTCATCGTCGGACAGCGCGACGGCGTGCCGATCTATCTGAAATCGGTCGCCGACGTGACGCTCGCGCAGGGGCCGAGCGAGATCCGGCGGGTCGGCCAGAAGCGGGCCGCGATCATCTCCGGGGACATCTCCGGACGCGACATGGGGGCGGTGGCCGCGGACGTGCGGAGCGTCATCGGGAGGGAAGCGCTGCCGATGGGGGTCGTCGCCGGCCTGAGCGGCCAGGAAGAGGAGATGCAACGCTCGTTCCGGTCCCTGAAGCTGGCCCTGGCGCTGGCGATCTTCCTGGTCTACCTGGTCATGGCCTGCGAGTTCGAGTCGCTTCTGCACCCCTTCGTCGTCATGTTCACCGTGCCCCTCGGCGTCATCGGCGCGGTCCTGGCCCTGGTCGTCACCGGCCACTCGGTGAACGTCGTGGCGATGATCGGGGCCGTGATGCTGGCCGGAATCGTCGTCAAGAACGCCATCGTCCTGATCGACGCCGTGAACATGCTGCGATCCGAGGGGATGGCGCGCGAAGAGGCGCTCGTCGAGGCGGGGCTGAGGCGCATGCGGCCGATCCTGATGACCACCGCCACGACCATCCTCGGACTCCTGCCGATGGCGCTCGGACTGGGCGAGGGGGCCGAGCTGCGCGGGCCTTTGGCTGTGACCGTCATCGGGGGCTTGAGCGTCTCGACCGTCCTGACCCTCCTCGTCATCCCGGTGATCTACACGCTTCTGGACCGCAGGGCCTTCGTCCCGCAGACGGCCGCCGGGCCGGTGCCCGTGGATGGCTCCGGTGGCGGGCCGGCGGTCACGGAGAGTGAATCAGCGAGCGCCGTTCCCGGCGCCGGCTTCCTGCCGCAGCCGGCCCTCGGCAGCCCCCTGGAGTCGCGCACGGAGCCATGAGCCTTCCCGAGCTCTCGATCAAGCGCCCGGTCACCACACTGATGATCCTCCTGAGCGTCATGGTGGTCGGCGGCATCGCCATGCAGCGCCTGCCGCTCGCCTTCCTGCCGAACGTCGATCTCCCGTTCATCGGCATCACGATTCCCTACCCGAACTCGAACCCGACCCAGATCGAGAAGCAGATCACCAAGCCGGTCGAGGAGGTCCTGGCCACGATCCCGGGGGTGAAGCGTCTCGGCTCGACCTCCACGGCCGACAGCGCCGAGTTCCAGATGCAGTTCAAATGGGGGCAGAACCTCGACATCGTCCGGATGAAGGTGAGCGAGAAGATGGACCAGGTGAAGTCGAGCCTGCCGCAGGGGATCGGCGAGGTCCTGATCTTCTCGTTCAACACCAGCGACATCCCGGTCGTGCAGTCCCGCATCGCCGCCCAGGGGATCGACCTGTCG comes from the Candidatus Dormiibacterota bacterium genome and includes:
- a CDS encoding efflux RND transporter periplasmic adaptor subunit, giving the protein MPSTSRRKRAFVFSSILLILVVAASATGLFIYQKSASASEALARSDAKSTGASGDVVLASTKATGKAATPGKGKEGDEKEKAPVPVSVAAIATGPVSAYISSTANLVAEADVKVLAEAEGRVAEVLVEEGNKVGKGQVLAQLVKDDAEIALTKARVRLENSKLNYDRAAQEVAEHLISQEQFDRTHLENQIAQQELAEAQWRLAKTTIRAPFGGRVTERFLKLGQHIRPGDQLFTVADFDPLIAKIFLPEKDVIGLKEGREVRITMKASEQTRFHGRIRQISPVVDTATGTVKLTVEATAPPPEVRPGAFVTIDIVRETHPQAVLLPREAVIRELQDAYVFVASAGIAEKRTVSLGLEEGARIEALSGVKPGEQVIVAGQGGLKQGSPIKVIPAPEASDLGGVADRPVRG
- a CDS encoding DUF1343 domain-containing protein, yielding MTRRAVRPRRAPRVRTGIEVLARARPRWLRNRRVGLLMHPASVTSELVSSRRIVLDLCGRKHLRALFGPQHGIAGEKQDNMIESGHGDDADLRIPVHSLYSETRSPTPEMLQDIDVLLVDLQDVGTRVYTFEWTTALALEACAKAGKEVVVLDRPNPLGGDVVEGNLIRPGYTSFVGLYPVPMRHALTLGELAALVNARLAGAGRGKQTRLALRKDGAGYRCPGLCELTVVPMDGWRRRMRFPDTGLTWVLPSPNMPTFDTAVVYPGQVLLEGTNVSEGRGTTRPFEIFGAPWLDTGAVRRRFEARRLPGLLLRDHPFEPTFHKWAKEVCQGFQIHVTDPETFRPYLSTLALLQDIVAAHRDRFEWKKPPYEYVTDRMPIDVLTGDPAVRETIESGADLRGLERAWRREIVAFEKESRGFHLYA
- a CDS encoding efflux RND transporter permease subunit is translated as MSLIEFSLKRRVTVAMCAIALVVFGCVAFTRLPINLLPNISYPSLTVETRYQGAAPAEIESLVSRPVEEAVGVVAGVQRLTSVSRPGLSQVTLEFGWGRNMDFAALDVREKLDLVRLPREAEKPVVLRLDPNNDPILRLYLTGGSNLYQLRYVADEVLKKDLESTDGVAAIKVNGGYEEEIQVKVDQGKLALMGIGIQDVNQKLLRENVNQAGGSLYEQEARYLVRARNEFKDLDDIMNTVLVSKDGRNILMSDVAEVTRGHKQREAITRFKAQEAVELAIYKEGDANTVGVARAVQKRLERVQKEMPAGITVTTGVDQSRFIQDSINEVIINALEGGALSILIILLFLKDLFSTIIIGVSIPISIIATFFLMYQTGTTLNVMSLGGLALGVGMLVDDSIVVLEAIFKRRERGESGAVAAQRGASEVGRAVVASTLTTVAVFVPVVFIEGIAAQLFRDQALTVSFSLMASLVVSLTIIPLVSAMMGTARDAAQTRLPAAAPEGAGRLRRTTHTAFVSWPPLALGHVRRWLAGIGHGLAVVARPITASFDRGLEAIMTSYPVALRWALRAPWTVLATALIAFLGSLVLARNLGVDLIPSFSQGEFSFQVELPEGTPLESTDRFVQDVQKSVADDARVDAVSSIIGGAGLSLSNTGSEGENAARIQVRLKKGLGRKDEEAVAAILRARLEASSIARYKFERPSYFTFRTPIEVEVYGDNLADLESAAAALKREMGTVSGLVDVKSSMEVGNPELQLSFHREQLSKLGLDLFQVAATVRNKVQGEVATRFLEGDREIDILVRSVDVGNASVSDVSDLIVGQRDGVPIYLKSVADVTLAQGPSEIRRVGQKRAAIISGDISGRDMGAVAADVRSVIGREALPMGVVAGLSGQEEEMQRSFRSLKLALALAIFLVYLVMACEFESLLHPFVVMFTVPLGVIGAVLALVVTGHSVNVVAMIGAVMLAGIVVKNAIVLIDAVNMLRSEGMAREEALVEAGLRRMRPILMTTATTILGLLPMALGLGEGAELRGPLAVTVIGGLSVSTVLTLLVIPVIYTLLDRRAFVPQTAAGPVPVDGSGGGPAVTESESASAVPGAGFLPQPALGSPLESRTEP